From the genome of Apostichopus japonicus isolate 1M-3 chromosome 17, ASM3797524v1, whole genome shotgun sequence:
AATGAATTATGACCGGAATGTTGCTGGAAGAAAAACGCAATTTTTACAATTTACTGTTTAGTCGTCTTCCTTTAGATGGGTTTTCCAGAAGGGACGCTTTCCAGAAAATTAAACCCGTTTGAGATTTAACGTCATAAATGATGCAGGGAAAATCCTGAGAGTTAGTCGCATACACGTCACGTACCATTTGAGTTACATCATATCTATGGAGATATACAAGGACGTAATTAGAACTGCTCGGTGATTAAAAACCTTCATATTCTCTATGAACTAAAGCAATTAGAGTATTCAACGACGGGAATCTTGATAGACGTTCTGCATGTTACATTTTCATGGATGATGGCTTTGTAAATAACGATGTTCTATTGATTTTATTGCCAAAAGTCACTGAACTAACACTAACAACTAACAACTACAACTCAGTTAACCTTTATAAGACGCACTgttttcaccatttttttttatcttaacgATTGTGTGTTGGTATTATTAACCAGACGATAAGCGCGTTTATATAAAAAGAGGAAACTTTGCAACTGAAATTGTTACAAATAAGCAgagggagagagaaagaaagtgaGAGAGAATCGCAAGAAATGGCGGATTTCGACGACTATAATTACAATGAAACTATTACATCTACGGAAGATAACATTTTTCAATGGTCTCCAATAGCTTGGTATTGGTGGATTATATCTCAGACTTGTCTGTCTGTTATTGGTCTGATAGGAAATACAATCGTGATTTATATCTACACTTTTAAAATTCGACAGTTTTCATCGATGAATCGATTGATCAGGGGATTAGCAGTAGCGGATTTGTGTACATCAGCGTTTTTATCTCCGATCCCACTGATTGCAAGAGTTCCCTCCAGCCCTCTGGGACATATTTATTGTAAGGTGATATACCCTAACAATCTCATGTGGATATCCATTGTAGCTTCCGTTTACACCCTTACAATGATGTCCATCGAACAATGTCTAGCTGTACTGTACCCGCTCAAAAATAGATTCATGTTTTCGAAAtcgaggtcaaagatcattctATTAATGGTTTGGATTGCGTCGTTTTTGACCAACGCGTTCACCTATTTTGCTTCTTATCGCTCAGAGGAAACGGGGGAATGCACATTTGATCTAGGGGGCCGTGTCACACAGAGTTCGATCGGAGTTTTTATCTTCAGCTTGGAATATTTCATACCCATGACCATAATGGTGGCAACTCACGTGGCTACCCTGCATTGCCTTCGTAAACAGGCTGTGGCTTTGATGGATCACGTCGGATCAAGGTCAGACGAGAAGACCAGGCGAGACAGTATCATGCTCCGGGCTCACCAGCGAGTACTCAAAATGCTCTTCGTTGTTGTACTCACGTTCATCATCTGCTGGACGGCGGATCAAGTGTCGTTCTTTTTATTCAACATTGGTATCCTAGAAAGACAGTTTCTCTTTAGTAACGTATACCATGCTTTCGTGATACTCGCATTTGTTAATTCTTGCGCAAATCCTTTCATCTACACTGCAAGTAATCCACAGTTTAGAAGAGCACTAAGAACATTCTGGGACGCTCAGGAATCATCTTCCGGTAACTCCATCGGCAAAGTGGAAATTCATGGCAGAAATTCAACGGCTTTtacagcagcaacaacaataGACTTGCCTCGGGTACCTCTTAATAACGCAGGTGCCTCTATCTAATGATCGCGAAATAGTTGAGAAGTGGGTAGGGTGTGACACGTGCGCGGAGGGGAGGTTCGA
Proteins encoded in this window:
- the LOC139984425 gene encoding kappa-type opioid receptor-like — encoded protein: MADFDDYNYNETITSTEDNIFQWSPIAWYWWIISQTCLSVIGLIGNTIVIYIYTFKIRQFSSMNRLIRGLAVADLCTSAFLSPIPLIARVPSSPLGHIYCKVIYPNNLMWISIVASVYTLTMMSIEQCLAVLYPLKNRFMFSKSRSKIILLMVWIASFLTNAFTYFASYRSEETGECTFDLGGRVTQSSIGVFIFSLEYFIPMTIMVATHVATLHCLRKQAVALMDHVGSRSDEKTRRDSIMLRAHQRVLKMLFVVVLTFIICWTADQVSFFLFNIGILERQFLFSNVYHAFVILAFVNSCANPFIYTASNPQFRRALRTFWDAQESSSGNSIGKVEIHGRNSTAFTAATTIDLPRVPLNNAGASI